A single genomic interval of Tsukamurella paurometabola harbors:
- a CDS encoding MetQ/NlpA family ABC transporter substrate-binding protein, whose amino-acid sequence MKRTATAILAVLLSLVAVGTTACSSGTPSNEIKLGVVDIGKPHWKVFTDVAAEHGFRVKLVSFADYNAPNPALADESIDLNQFQHVRYLAAYNIKNSVRLTPVGATQIYPLQLYSKRHRSIDALPQGATIALSDNPANQIRPLLSLKAAGLVTFRDGAGTWQSSLSDVDRARSKVTLVTLDPTQIGPALDSVDAGFVDDTFAVKLGLTSKDSIYTDDPRRPDLAQYVNIFAARENDPRIGDYTALAALYHDRRVHDAVVEDSGEKAIFTTETPDALRTTLARVEQSLRS is encoded by the coding sequence GTGAAACGAACGGCTACCGCCATCCTCGCAGTCCTGCTGTCCCTCGTCGCGGTCGGCACCACCGCCTGCTCGAGCGGCACCCCGTCGAACGAGATCAAGCTGGGGGTGGTCGACATCGGCAAACCCCACTGGAAGGTGTTCACCGATGTCGCCGCGGAACACGGTTTCAGAGTGAAGCTGGTGTCCTTCGCCGACTACAACGCCCCCAATCCCGCCCTCGCCGATGAATCCATCGACCTCAACCAGTTCCAGCACGTGCGCTACCTCGCGGCGTACAACATCAAGAACAGCGTCCGGCTCACCCCGGTCGGCGCCACCCAGATCTACCCGCTGCAGCTGTACTCGAAGCGGCACCGCTCGATCGACGCGCTGCCGCAGGGCGCCACGATCGCCCTGTCGGACAACCCCGCCAACCAGATCCGCCCCCTGCTCAGCCTCAAGGCCGCGGGCCTCGTGACCTTCCGCGACGGTGCCGGCACCTGGCAGTCCTCGCTGTCCGACGTCGACCGGGCACGGTCGAAGGTCACGCTCGTGACCCTGGACCCGACCCAGATCGGCCCCGCTCTCGACAGCGTGGACGCCGGGTTCGTGGACGACACCTTTGCGGTGAAACTCGGGCTGACGAGCAAGGACTCGATCTACACCGACGACCCGCGGCGTCCCGATCTGGCGCAGTACGTGAACATCTTCGCCGCGCGCGAGAACGATCCCCGGATCGGGGACTACACGGCGCTCGCGGCGCTGTACCACGACCGGCGGGTGCACGACGCCGTCGTCGAGGACTCCGGCGAGAAGGCGATCTTCACGACGGAGACGCCGGACGCGCTCCGGACGACGCTGGCCCGGGTGGAGCAGTCGCTCCGGAGCTAG
- a CDS encoding exodeoxyribonuclease III translates to MRVGTFNVNGIRAARRRGFDAWLEGRNLDVLALQELRCPPTEVGTFPGYHAAIDCGSIPGRNGVAILSRETPSAVRTWASHPPRARGLAEYAHEGRYVEADLPGLTVACLYLPKGGLPAHLQRPGNMRDTPDGGAKHARKMRFLNGFARELDRNRRAALAAGREFLLLGDLNLAHLPHDVTNWRPAQKMEGFLPEERAWFGARLGPRRLVDVVRTLHGDRPGPLSWWSWAGASFAKDVGWRIDHHLATPRLARAARSVVVDKEASPDARLSDHAPVIVEYSLG, encoded by the coding sequence CTGCGGGTCGGCACGTTCAACGTCAACGGTATCCGGGCAGCGCGGCGGCGCGGTTTCGACGCCTGGCTCGAGGGCCGGAACCTCGACGTGCTCGCGCTGCAGGAACTGCGCTGCCCACCCACCGAGGTGGGCACGTTCCCCGGCTATCACGCCGCGATCGACTGCGGCTCGATCCCGGGACGCAACGGGGTGGCGATCCTGTCCCGGGAGACACCGTCGGCCGTGCGCACGTGGGCGAGCCACCCGCCCCGAGCCCGCGGGTTGGCGGAGTACGCCCACGAGGGCCGGTACGTCGAGGCCGACCTCCCCGGCCTGACGGTGGCCTGCCTGTACCTGCCCAAGGGCGGCCTGCCCGCGCACCTGCAACGGCCCGGGAACATGCGGGACACCCCGGACGGCGGGGCCAAACACGCGCGGAAGATGCGCTTCCTGAACGGTTTCGCGCGCGAGCTCGACCGCAACCGCCGGGCCGCGCTCGCCGCCGGGCGCGAGTTCCTGCTGCTGGGCGACCTGAATCTGGCGCACCTCCCGCACGACGTCACGAACTGGCGGCCGGCGCAGAAGATGGAGGGCTTCCTGCCCGAGGAGCGGGCGTGGTTCGGCGCCCGGCTCGGCCCGCGGCGGCTCGTGGACGTGGTGCGCACCCTGCACGGCGACCGGCCCGGCCCACTGTCGTGGTGGAGTTGGGCCGGTGCGTCGTTCGCCAAGGACGTCGGCTGGCGCATCGACCACCACCTCGCGACGCCGCGCCTGGCGCGGGCGGCGCGATCCGTCGTCGTGGACAAGGAAGCGTCGCCCGATGCGCGCCTGTCCGACCACGCGCCGGTGATCGTGGAGTACTCCCTCGGCTGA
- a CDS encoding zinc-binding dehydrogenase, which translates to MKAVVCTEGRLTVEDLPAPSPARGQVLLNVVRTGICGSDLHARHHADLVADLAAKAGYPDCMRTDQRIVMGHEFVGTVAEYGPGCRKRWPVGTRVVSLPTLMVGSEPQLVGLSERSPGSYAEQVLVQESMTMPVPGKLSDEEAALTEPMAVAWHAVRRAEVGRGQTAIVIGCGPIGLAVIAMLRASGVKRVIASDFSPGRRALAKQMGAHVVVDPREQQPWDAYKQPRNEIRRATDMFKLGVSTMDKLTLVPGPVPWWHAFRIADKIGETPSGPVVFECVGVPGMINSIIEAAPLRSRVVVVGVCMEPDTIMPALAGNKEIDLRFVFGYDPGEFHDTLHMMANGKVDVKPLVTGTVGLGGVATAFDALGDPEVHAKILIDPSSTATAP; encoded by the coding sequence ATGAAAGCTGTCGTCTGCACCGAGGGTCGGCTGACCGTCGAAGACCTGCCCGCCCCCAGCCCCGCCCGCGGGCAGGTGCTGCTGAACGTGGTCCGTACCGGGATCTGCGGCTCCGACCTGCACGCCCGCCACCACGCCGACCTCGTCGCCGACCTCGCCGCGAAGGCCGGGTACCCCGACTGCATGCGCACCGACCAGCGCATCGTCATGGGCCACGAGTTCGTGGGGACCGTGGCCGAGTACGGCCCCGGCTGCCGCAAGCGCTGGCCGGTGGGCACGCGCGTGGTCTCCCTCCCCACGCTCATGGTGGGTAGCGAGCCGCAGCTCGTGGGCCTGTCCGAGCGCTCGCCCGGCTCGTACGCCGAGCAGGTGCTCGTCCAGGAGTCGATGACCATGCCCGTCCCCGGCAAACTGTCCGACGAGGAGGCCGCGCTCACCGAGCCGATGGCCGTCGCCTGGCACGCCGTCCGCCGGGCGGAGGTCGGCCGCGGGCAGACCGCGATCGTGATCGGTTGCGGCCCGATCGGTCTCGCGGTCATCGCGATGCTCCGCGCGTCGGGCGTGAAGAGGGTCATCGCGAGCGACTTCTCCCCCGGCCGCCGGGCGCTCGCGAAGCAGATGGGCGCCCACGTCGTGGTCGACCCGCGCGAGCAGCAGCCCTGGGACGCCTACAAGCAGCCCCGCAACGAGATCCGCCGGGCCACCGACATGTTCAAGCTCGGCGTGAGCACCATGGACAAGCTCACCCTGGTTCCCGGCCCCGTGCCGTGGTGGCACGCCTTCCGGATCGCGGACAAGATCGGCGAGACGCCGTCCGGCCCGGTGGTCTTCGAGTGCGTCGGCGTGCCCGGCATGATCAACTCGATCATCGAGGCCGCGCCGCTGCGCTCGCGCGTCGTGGTCGTGGGCGTCTGCATGGAGCCCGACACGATCATGCCCGCCCTCGCCGGCAACAAGGAGATCGACCTGCGGTTCGTCTTCGGCTACGACCCGGGCGAGTTCCACGACACGCTGCACATGATGGCGAACGGGAAGGTGGACGTGAAGCCCCTCGTCACGGGCACCGTCGGGCTGGGCGGTGTGGCCACGGCGTTCGACGCGCTCGGCGACCCCGAGGTGCACGCCAAGATCCTCATCGACCCGTCGAGCACGGCGACCGCGCCCTGA
- a CDS encoding esterase/lipase family protein, with product MQILKKTLAAAAVALGTASVVPALAHAEQRDLVIVYAGLIAPGEVYEPLNTNLRNAGFEVKNLWLPGFDHRREAGQLKAAVDQAKQAAPKRRVSIVSHSSGAISSRYYVKVLGGSRDVARSVVLGGVEYGSPTGCVLPAPANGACNGSAILNQLNAGLDTPGPTEFYSIRSTRDPLSGNLDGRQCRASVQGYLPAAASFDHAWLAWDPRVVPLVVSSLRGNCPGQWVDSPEGSVTYENSVDMNRK from the coding sequence GTGCAAATTCTGAAGAAGACGCTCGCGGCCGCTGCGGTCGCGCTGGGAACAGCATCCGTCGTCCCCGCCCTCGCACACGCCGAGCAACGCGATCTCGTGATCGTCTACGCCGGCCTGATCGCGCCCGGCGAGGTGTACGAGCCCCTCAACACCAACCTCCGCAACGCGGGCTTCGAGGTGAAGAACCTGTGGTTGCCCGGCTTCGATCACCGTAGGGAGGCGGGACAGCTCAAGGCGGCCGTCGATCAGGCGAAGCAGGCCGCACCGAAGCGGAGGGTCTCGATCGTCTCGCACAGCTCCGGTGCCATCAGCAGCCGCTACTACGTCAAGGTTCTCGGGGGCAGCAGGGACGTCGCCCGATCGGTCGTGCTGGGTGGGGTCGAGTACGGGTCGCCCACCGGGTGCGTGCTGCCCGCACCCGCGAACGGGGCGTGCAACGGCTCGGCCATCCTGAACCAGCTGAACGCGGGCCTCGATACGCCCGGACCCACCGAGTTCTACTCGATCCGCAGCACGCGCGATCCGCTGTCCGGGAACCTCGACGGCCGCCAGTGCCGCGCCTCGGTGCAGGGATACCTTCCGGCCGCCGCGTCGTTCGACCACGCGTGGCTCGCCTGGGACCCCCGCGTGGTGCCCCTCGTCGTGAGCTCGCTGCGGGGGAACTGCCCCGGTCAGTGGGTGGACTCGCCGGAGGGTTCGGTCACGTACGAGAACAGCGTCGACATGAACCGCAAGTAG
- a CDS encoding SRPBCC family protein, whose amino-acid sequence MSTSDDTRIVSATRDVAAPADLVFGLIADPARQPEWDGNDNLTEAAPGQRVRGVGDVFTMTLTNGQVRENHVTEFDEGRLIAWRPSPVGEPAPGHLWRWELAPLADGGTRVTHTYDWTDLHDEQRLPRARATTADRLAASVDRLAARAENR is encoded by the coding sequence GTGAGCACATCGGATGACACCCGCATCGTCTCCGCCACCCGCGACGTCGCGGCACCGGCGGACCTCGTCTTCGGCCTGATCGCCGACCCCGCACGCCAGCCCGAATGGGACGGCAACGACAACCTGACCGAGGCCGCCCCGGGGCAACGGGTCCGCGGCGTGGGGGACGTCTTCACCATGACCCTCACCAACGGGCAGGTCCGCGAGAACCACGTCACCGAGTTCGACGAGGGGCGGCTCATCGCGTGGCGGCCCTCCCCGGTCGGCGAGCCCGCCCCGGGACACCTCTGGAGGTGGGAACTAGCGCCGCTCGCGGACGGCGGCACCCGCGTCACCCACACCTACGACTGGACGGACCTGCACGACGAGCAGCGCCTTCCGCGGGCCCGGGCGACCACCGCGGACCGTCTGGCGGCGTCCGTCGACCGGCTCGCCGCGCGCGCCGAGAACCGGTGA
- a CDS encoding APC family permease codes for MVGAGVFVAFAPAAAAAGSALFAGLGIAAVIAYCNAAGSARLAARYPQSGGTYVYGRERLGPFWGHLAGWSFVVGKSASCAAMALTVGTYAWPDQAHAVAAAAVVAVTALNVAGVERSARVARVVVAVVLAVLVAVVVASVTSGAAEPFRLAEGAAAGPFGVLQAAGLLFFAFAGYARIATLGEEVRDPARTLPRAIFVALAVALGVYALVGVALVAVLGTDALAASGAPLADAARASGFPVAAVTVTACIAAFGSLLALLLGVSRTTLAMARDGHLPRALAAVHERRRVPVRAELAVGAVVTVVAATADLGAAIGFSSFAVLVYYAVANASAWTLDTALRARIVPAVGLAGCLAVALSLPAGSVSAGIVVLVVGAAAYAVTRANSPSDTAP; via the coding sequence ATGGTCGGAGCGGGCGTCTTCGTGGCCTTCGCGCCGGCGGCCGCTGCGGCGGGGTCCGCGCTGTTCGCGGGACTGGGGATCGCCGCCGTGATCGCCTACTGCAACGCCGCCGGCTCCGCGCGCCTGGCCGCCCGATACCCGCAGTCGGGCGGGACCTACGTCTACGGCCGGGAGCGGCTGGGCCCCTTCTGGGGACACCTCGCGGGGTGGAGCTTCGTGGTGGGCAAATCCGCGTCGTGCGCCGCCATGGCGCTGACGGTCGGCACGTACGCGTGGCCGGATCAGGCGCACGCCGTCGCGGCGGCGGCCGTCGTCGCGGTGACCGCGCTGAACGTCGCGGGCGTGGAGCGCTCGGCCCGGGTCGCCCGGGTGGTCGTCGCGGTGGTCCTCGCCGTCCTCGTGGCGGTGGTGGTCGCGTCCGTCACCTCCGGCGCCGCGGAGCCGTTCCGGCTGGCCGAGGGTGCCGCCGCGGGGCCGTTCGGGGTGCTCCAAGCCGCGGGCCTGCTGTTCTTCGCGTTCGCCGGGTACGCCCGCATCGCCACTCTCGGCGAGGAGGTCCGCGACCCTGCACGCACCCTGCCGCGCGCGATCTTCGTCGCGTTGGCCGTCGCCCTCGGCGTGTACGCGCTCGTGGGGGTCGCGCTGGTGGCCGTCCTGGGCACGGACGCGCTCGCGGCGTCGGGTGCGCCGCTCGCCGACGCGGCGCGGGCGTCGGGATTCCCGGTGGCCGCGGTCACCGTCACCGCGTGCATCGCGGCGTTCGGCTCGCTGCTGGCGCTCCTCCTCGGCGTGTCGCGCACCACCTTGGCCATGGCGCGCGACGGTCACCTGCCGCGCGCCCTCGCCGCGGTGCACGAACGACGCCGCGTGCCCGTGCGCGCGGAACTCGCGGTCGGCGCGGTGGTCACCGTCGTGGCCGCCACCGCCGACCTCGGCGCCGCCATCGGGTTCTCCTCGTTCGCGGTCCTCGTCTACTACGCCGTCGCGAACGCGTCCGCGTGGACGCTCGACACCGCGCTACGGGCACGGATCGTCCCGGCGGTGGGCCTGGCCGGATGCCTCGCCGTGGCCCTCTCGTTGCCCGCGGGCTCGGTATCGGCGGGGATCGTGGTGCTGGTCGTCGGCGCCGCGGCGTACGCCGTGACCCGCGCTAACAGCCCGTCTGATACAGCGCCTTGA
- a CDS encoding YdcF family protein yields the protein MRTAVTGGRRARRLAVCVVVLALLAAVGIALDRAYLQPKIDRQLQPADAIVVLGGNPYERFEHGLRLAERGLARQVVLSNSVGAEDTRMQELCARTITGVQITCFLPQPWTTRGEAQEVQRLASARGWNDIIVVTTTAHLERARFILERCYDKTLQMTDFPESRGAAETVFGWGYQSAGWLKALYQTGC from the coding sequence GTGCGAACAGCGGTGACCGGAGGTCGGAGGGCGCGTCGCCTCGCCGTGTGCGTCGTGGTGCTCGCGCTCCTCGCCGCCGTCGGCATCGCGCTGGATCGCGCCTACCTCCAGCCGAAGATCGACCGGCAGCTGCAGCCGGCGGACGCCATCGTCGTCCTCGGCGGCAACCCGTACGAGCGGTTCGAGCACGGCCTCCGGCTCGCCGAGCGGGGCCTGGCGCGGCAGGTCGTACTCTCCAACTCGGTCGGGGCCGAGGACACGCGCATGCAGGAGCTGTGCGCCCGGACCATCACCGGCGTGCAGATCACCTGCTTCCTCCCCCAGCCGTGGACCACGCGGGGCGAGGCGCAGGAGGTGCAGCGCCTGGCGAGCGCCCGCGGATGGAACGACATCATCGTGGTGACCACGACCGCGCACCTCGAACGTGCCCGCTTCATCCTCGAACGCTGCTACGACAAGACGCTGCAGATGACGGACTTCCCCGAGAGTCGCGGCGCCGCGGAGACGGTGTTCGGCTGGGGCTACCAGAGCGCCGGGTGGCTCAAGGCGCTGTATCAGACGGGCTGTTAG
- a CDS encoding CgeB family protein has product MRILFAGDDWYGSNARSLAEGFRRAGHEVTVVDTTAVTLPRRGSPAWWYAKRTGRRAPGTVEAVHRRLEAEPVPDLLFCYTAVHLDQDRLLALPAGRRLHYSADDVSNPVNTTPEYLAAEAGWDAIVTTKTHNVPELIARGARRAILVRSAYDPAWHRPVAPRSARRYAAGFVGNARPDRAALVTGLATRLGPEFYLAGPGWRRRPAVLRSRATVRGPQYGTALSAAIAAVDANLVLLNSDNRDTHTCRTFEVPAAGGLFVGPRTDEHAELLADGREALLYDDPAEIDDIVARVRADRPAAARIAAAGHAAITGGGHTYADRAREIVDALD; this is encoded by the coding sequence ATGAGGATCCTGTTCGCCGGCGACGACTGGTACGGCAGCAACGCCCGCTCCCTCGCCGAGGGCTTCCGCCGGGCCGGCCATGAGGTGACGGTCGTCGACACCACGGCGGTCACGCTGCCCCGCCGCGGCAGCCCCGCCTGGTGGTACGCCAAGCGCACCGGACGGCGCGCTCCCGGCACGGTCGAGGCCGTGCACCGGCGGCTCGAGGCGGAGCCCGTGCCGGATCTGCTGTTCTGTTACACCGCGGTGCACCTCGACCAGGACCGGCTGCTCGCGCTGCCCGCCGGCCGGCGGCTGCACTACAGCGCCGACGACGTGTCCAACCCCGTCAACACCACGCCGGAGTACCTCGCGGCCGAAGCCGGCTGGGACGCGATCGTCACCACCAAGACGCACAACGTGCCGGAGCTGATCGCGCGCGGCGCGCGGCGCGCGATCCTCGTGCGCAGCGCCTACGACCCCGCGTGGCACCGTCCGGTGGCGCCCCGTTCGGCCCGGCGGTACGCCGCCGGATTCGTCGGCAACGCGCGCCCCGACCGGGCCGCGCTCGTGACGGGGCTGGCCACCCGCCTGGGGCCGGAGTTCTACCTGGCGGGTCCGGGGTGGCGCCGCCGGCCCGCCGTGCTGCGCAGCCGGGCGACGGTGCGCGGCCCGCAGTACGGCACGGCGCTCTCCGCGGCCATCGCGGCCGTCGACGCGAACCTCGTGCTGCTCAACTCCGACAACCGCGACACCCACACCTGCCGGACGTTCGAGGTGCCCGCGGCGGGCGGGCTGTTCGTCGGGCCACGGACCGACGAACACGCCGAGCTGCTCGCCGACGGGCGGGAGGCCCTGCTCTACGACGACCCGGCGGAGATCGACGACATCGTCGCGCGCGTGCGCGCCGACCGCCCGGCCGCGGCGCGGATCGCCGCGGCCGGGCACGCCGCGATCACGGGCGGCGGGCACACCTACGCGGACCGGGCGAGGGAGATCGTCGATGCCCTCGACTGA
- a CDS encoding oligosaccharide flippase family protein, translating to MTRRLPGSAGVVRDVVLVSAGRYGQYVITLVTIPLCARLLGPAGMGLLAVAMSTYFLGALCTDLGITAFVAARAEKPGLARLRGDYAGLRATALAVFTALFLLAAVLPVPHAVEMGALGLVVGSVSACGDDWVLLGTGRFGAVVIQQTAGRTVYLALLIALLPHARTPEVAMGCLLAGNLVAVGWSWARTLRDHGRPARPGSPVPLLRTGGPVLTARLLSSSYGPGAATVFAPALSPHALGLFSASDRPVQAAGSLLDAVGVSLLPRLARRDTAAFWATARRGIALVAAGGAVLATAATVLAPWLVPLIFGAEFDGAVPLLQLQAWALPGLAVASFVATAVLPVLGDARGVLLAGAIGACVVAVAAAVALGDRDPRTVVLGIVAAQTAAAGFSVLRARRLEATAVPSAAGGAP from the coding sequence ATGACGCGGCGGCTCCCCGGCTCCGCGGGTGTGGTCCGGGACGTCGTGCTGGTCTCGGCCGGCCGGTACGGCCAGTACGTCATCACCCTCGTCACGATTCCGCTGTGCGCGCGGCTCCTCGGTCCCGCCGGGATGGGGCTCCTGGCGGTCGCGATGTCCACCTACTTCCTGGGCGCCCTCTGCACCGACCTCGGCATCACGGCGTTCGTCGCCGCCCGGGCCGAGAAGCCGGGGCTGGCTCGGCTCCGCGGCGACTACGCCGGGCTCCGCGCGACGGCACTCGCCGTGTTCACCGCACTGTTCCTGCTGGCGGCGGTGCTGCCGGTGCCGCACGCCGTGGAGATGGGTGCCCTCGGCCTCGTGGTCGGGTCGGTGAGCGCGTGCGGCGACGACTGGGTGCTGCTCGGCACGGGCCGGTTCGGTGCGGTCGTGATCCAGCAGACCGCCGGCCGCACGGTGTACCTCGCGCTGCTGATCGCCCTGCTGCCGCACGCGCGGACCCCCGAGGTGGCGATGGGCTGCCTGCTGGCGGGCAACCTGGTCGCGGTCGGGTGGTCGTGGGCGCGCACGCTCCGCGACCACGGGCGGCCCGCGCGGCCGGGGTCACCCGTGCCGCTGCTGCGCACGGGCGGCCCGGTGCTCACGGCACGACTGCTGTCGTCGTCGTACGGGCCGGGCGCGGCGACGGTCTTCGCTCCAGCGCTCTCGCCGCACGCCCTGGGACTGTTCAGCGCGAGTGATCGCCCCGTGCAGGCGGCCGGCTCCCTGCTCGACGCCGTCGGGGTGAGCCTGCTCCCCCGGCTCGCGCGCCGCGACACCGCCGCGTTCTGGGCGACCGCCCGCCGCGGCATCGCCCTCGTCGCCGCCGGCGGTGCCGTGCTCGCCACCGCCGCCACCGTGCTCGCTCCGTGGCTGGTCCCGCTCATCTTCGGCGCGGAGTTCGACGGTGCCGTCCCGCTCCTGCAGCTGCAGGCGTGGGCCCTGCCCGGCCTCGCGGTCGCATCGTTCGTCGCCACGGCGGTGTTGCCGGTACTGGGCGATGCCCGCGGTGTGCTGCTGGCCGGTGCCATCGGGGCGTGTGTCGTCGCCGTGGCCGCGGCGGTCGCGCTGGGCGACCGCGACCCGCGGACCGTCGTCCTCGGTATCGTCGCGGCACAGACCGCCGCCGCGGGCTTCTCGGTCCTGCGGGCGCGACGGCTGGAGGCGACGGCCGTGCCGTCCGCGGCGGGAGGCGCACCATGA
- a CDS encoding glycosyltransferase, with protein sequence MSARRPVFLGHTAAPSGAELAFARLAGELRRRGVPASVVLLAPGPLTDVLEAAAVPVTVVPGHPSTVRRTAGPVGLLRGAVGLYRAGRRLAPLLRAAEADVVVAESTKSLVVGAVASRRTGIPLVWQVHDRLSAEYFGRTRFPLRLLGRMAASGYLANSRGTLRTISTGGSPTAVCHPGVDLSTLPAPAPQRAPKDVKVAMIGRITPWKGQDLLLRALAQMEAEPAVRFVGGAHFDGDDQYLAELEELAERLGIAHRVTFTGHVADPMAEAADADVVVHYSRLTEPFGQVVAESMAAGRVVVAARAGGPTELIVDGENGVLVAPRRPDLLAVALDALIADWELREQLGAAAADRGRDLDLRTSAAIADSLLARVARDVR encoded by the coding sequence GTGAGCGCCCGTCGGCCCGTCTTCCTCGGGCACACCGCTGCCCCGTCGGGCGCCGAGCTGGCCTTCGCCCGCCTCGCCGGGGAACTGCGGCGCCGCGGCGTGCCGGCGTCCGTGGTGCTCCTCGCGCCCGGCCCGCTGACGGACGTCCTCGAGGCCGCCGCCGTGCCCGTCACCGTCGTCCCGGGCCACCCGTCGACGGTGCGCCGCACCGCGGGCCCGGTGGGCCTGCTCCGCGGCGCCGTCGGCCTCTACCGCGCCGGACGGCGCCTCGCGCCGCTGCTGCGCGCCGCCGAGGCGGACGTCGTGGTCGCGGAATCGACCAAATCGCTCGTCGTGGGGGCGGTGGCGTCCCGCCGCACCGGCATCCCCCTCGTGTGGCAGGTGCACGACCGGTTGAGCGCCGAGTACTTCGGCCGCACCCGGTTCCCGCTGCGGCTCCTGGGCCGCATGGCCGCGTCCGGATACCTCGCCAACTCGCGCGGGACCCTGCGCACCATCTCCACCGGCGGGAGCCCGACCGCGGTGTGCCATCCGGGCGTCGACCTGAGCACTCTCCCGGCCCCGGCGCCCCAGCGCGCCCCGAAGGACGTGAAGGTCGCGATGATCGGGCGGATCACGCCGTGGAAGGGCCAGGACCTGCTGCTGCGCGCGCTGGCGCAGATGGAGGCGGAGCCCGCGGTGCGGTTCGTCGGCGGCGCCCACTTCGACGGCGACGACCAGTACCTGGCGGAGCTCGAGGAGCTCGCCGAGCGGCTGGGCATCGCGCACCGGGTGACCTTCACCGGGCACGTCGCGGACCCGATGGCCGAGGCGGCGGACGCGGACGTCGTGGTGCACTACTCGCGGCTCACCGAGCCCTTCGGCCAGGTGGTCGCCGAGTCCATGGCGGCCGGGCGGGTCGTCGTCGCCGCGCGGGCCGGCGGACCGACGGAGCTCATCGTCGACGGGGAGAACGGCGTCCTGGTCGCACCGCGCCGGCCCGACCTGCTGGCGGTCGCACTCGACGCGCTGATCGCCGACTGGGAACTGCGCGAACAGCTCGGTGCCGCGGCCGCCGACCGCGGCCGCGACCTCGATCTCAGGACCTCCGCGGCGATCGCGGACTCCCTGCTGGCACGGGTGGCGCGGGACGTGCGATGA
- a CDS encoding glycosyltransferase family 4 protein, with protein MTGSTWPGAAPGGLPRYFADLFAALRRRPDVAASAAAFGDPEPGGSTWGPDVGSTAARVRASRRPAPDGTEVLDRHFALFGPAPRGTALVTHFHGPWAQESAAAGESRAAVAIKALVERARYRGSDRFVVLSQAFADVLVERYGADRGAIAVIPPGVDLARFPAAPEPDGVPRVLCVRRLERRMGIDVLLRAWPGVLARHPDARLDLVGDGSQRGLLRQRAAELGITDTVTFVGTIDDADLARRYAAATVTTVPSTAWEGFGLVALESLASGRPPVVTDVGGLPDAVRDLAPDLVVPAGDADALAERLAAGLDGARPAAAACRAHAELFGWDVAAARHASLYRAVAA; from the coding sequence CTGACCGGGTCCACCTGGCCGGGCGCGGCGCCCGGCGGCCTGCCCCGGTATTTCGCCGACCTGTTCGCCGCCCTGCGGCGGCGCCCCGACGTGGCCGCCAGTGCCGCGGCCTTCGGGGATCCCGAGCCCGGCGGCAGCACCTGGGGACCGGACGTAGGGTCGACGGCGGCACGGGTGCGCGCGTCCCGCCGACCCGCGCCCGACGGCACCGAGGTCCTGGACCGCCACTTCGCCCTGTTCGGGCCCGCGCCCCGCGGCACGGCGCTCGTGACGCACTTCCACGGGCCGTGGGCGCAGGAGAGCGCCGCGGCCGGGGAGAGCCGGGCCGCGGTCGCGATCAAGGCCCTCGTCGAGCGTGCCCGCTACCGCGGCAGCGACCGCTTCGTGGTGCTCTCCCAGGCCTTCGCCGACGTCCTGGTGGAGCGGTACGGTGCGGACCGCGGCGCGATCGCCGTGATCCCGCCCGGCGTCGACCTCGCGCGGTTCCCCGCCGCCCCCGAGCCCGACGGCGTACCCCGGGTCCTGTGCGTCCGGCGGCTCGAGCGCCGGATGGGCATCGACGTGCTCCTGCGGGCGTGGCCCGGGGTGCTCGCCCGGCACCCCGACGCCCGGCTCGACCTCGTGGGCGACGGCTCGCAGCGCGGCCTTCTCCGGCAACGCGCCGCCGAGCTGGGAATCACCGATACTGTGACGTTCGTGGGAACGATCGACGACGCCGATCTCGCGCGCCGGTACGCCGCCGCCACGGTGACCACGGTCCCGTCCACGGCCTGGGAGGGTTTCGGCCTGGTCGCCCTCGAGTCGCTCGCCTCGGGCCGGCCACCGGTGGTCACCGACGTCGGCGGCCTGCCCGACGCCGTCCGCGACCTCGCCCCCGACCTCGTCGTCCCCGCGGGCGATGCCGACGCCCTCGCCGAGCGCCTGGCCGCGGGCCTCGACGGCGCCCGGCCCGCCGCGGCGGCCTGCCGCGCTCACGCCGAACTGTTCGGCTGGGACGTCGCCGCCGCCCGCCACGCGTCGCTCTACCGGGCGGTCGCGGCGTGA